TCGCGGTCAGAAGCACGCGCTTGCTGTTCTGCGGCGAGATGCTGATGGTGCCGCCCGACGGAGAGCATTGACCTCGCGCGCTGACGCCGACGAAACAACTTGTCTGCGTCAGGCAAACCTTGGCCCAGGGCTCATAGGTCAGCTGCGTCGCGCGCGCGTCGGCCGCTTGGCCAAGCGCCGGAAATGTGAGGGACGCGGCGAACGACCCAAGCAAGAAAAGCCAGTGGCGCATTCCCGTCTCCTCTGCGATCAGCGGGGCACGTATCCAGCTATTGCGGCATTTTCTCGTTGGCGATGCCGGCGAGACCACCGCTTTCTTCGCTGTTGGCGAAGCTCTTGCGACGCTATTCGGCGCTGCATGATCGCGTATTGACAACAATTCCCTCGGCTCCTTTAGTGCGGCAAACAATCAAGGGAAACTGCAACATGGCTGACGGACTTCGCAAGGGACTGACAAGCTATGGTGACGCCGGTTTCTCGCTGTTCCTGCGCAAGGCCTTCATCAAGGCGATGGGCTATTCGGACGATGCGCTCAATCGCCCGATCGTCGGCATCACCAACACGTACAGTGACTACAATCCCTGCCACGGCAACGTTCCGCAGATCATCGAAGCGGTGAAGCGCGGCGTGATGCTGTCGGGCGCGATGCCGTTCGTGTTCCCGACGATTTCGATCGCCGAAAGCTTCGCGCATCCGACCTCGATGTATCTGCGCAATCTGATGGCGATGGACACCGAGGAAATGATCCGCGCGCAGCCGATGGATGCCGTGGTCGTGATCGGCGGCTGCGACAAGACCTTGCCGGCGCAGATCATGGCGGCCGTCAGCGCCGATCTGCCGACCGTCGTGATTCCGGTCGGGCCGATGGTGGTCGGCCACCACAAGGGTGAGGTACTTGGCGCCTGCACCGATTGCCGCAGGCTGTGGGCCAAATATCGTGCGGGCGAGATCGACGACAACGAGATCGAGGCGGTGAACGGCCGTCTCGCGCCCTCGGTGGGCACCTGCATGGTGATGGGCACGGCCTCCACCATGGCCTGCATCACGGAGGCGCTCGGCCTGTCGCTGCCGATGAGCGCGACGATCCCGGCGCCGCACGCCGAACGCTTCCGGTCCGCGGAAGCCAGCGGCCGCGTCGCGGCGGCGATGGCGAAATCCAAGGGACCGAAGCCGAGCGAGATCCTGACCCCGGCCTCGTTCCGTAATGCACAGATCGTCATGCAAGCGATCGGCGGCTCGACCAACGGGCTCATTCATCTGACCGCCATCGCCAACCGTACGCCCCACAAGATCGATCTCGAGGCGTTCGACAAGCTCGGCCGCGAGGTGCCGGTGCTGGTCGACCTGAAGCCTTCTGGCGAGCACTATATGGAGCATTTCCATCATGCCGGCGGCGTGCCGAAGCTGATGGCGCAGCTCGGTGATCTCATCGATCTCGATGCCAAGACCATCACCGGCCAGACCTTGCGCGAGGTCGTTGCCGGAGCGGAGGAGGTGCCGGGCCAGGATGCGATCCGTCCCAAGGCCAATCCGATCAAGTCCGAAGGCGCGATGGCGATCCTGCACGGCAACCTTGCGCCGCGCGGCGCCGTGATCAAGCAGTCGGCGGCGAGCCCGAAGCTGCTGCAACATACCGGCAAGGCGGTGGTGTTCGAGTCCGTCGAGGACATGACGCTGCGGGTCGACGATCCCGCGCTGGAGGTGACGGCTGACGACGTGCTGGTGCTGCGCAACGCCGGTCCCAAGGGCGCGCCGGGCATGCCGGAGGCCGGTTACCTGCCGATCCCGAAGAAGCTCGCGCGGGCCGGCGTCAAGGACATGGTCCGCATCTCCGATGCCCGCATGAGCGGCACCGCGTTCGGCACCATCGTACTGCACATCACGCCGGAGGCCGCGGTCGGCGGCCCGCTGGCGCTGGTGAAGAACGGCGACATGATCAGGCTCGATGTCGCCAGGCGCAGCATCGACCTCCTGGTTGATGAAGCCGAATTGCAAAAGCGCCGCGCCGCGCTGGCGCCGGCCGCGACACCGGGCTGGGCCAAGCGCGGTTATGCGCATCTCTTCAACGAGACCATCCTGCAGGCCGACGAAGGCTGCGATTTCGACTTCATGCGCGCCAAGGGCAAGTAAGCCGGCCTGTTACTTCGACTTGCTGGTGAACTTCTTCACCGCGACGCGGAACTCCTCCGTGTTCATGCAGCCGATGATCGCGTCGCGCTCGGCGTCGAGCTGCGCCTCGATCGGCGTGGTCGGCGCCTGATGGATCAGCGCCTTGGTGGCGGCGAGCCCGGCGGGCGCGTTCTGCGCCAGCCGCAGCGCGAATTCCCGCGTGGCCGCCTTCAACTCGACGGCAGGCACGACCTTGGCGACCAGCCCCCATTGCTGGGCCTGCTGCGCGTTAAAGCTGTCCTCGGCAAGCAAGATCTGCAGCGCGCGGCGCGGTCCCACGCTGGCGGCCAGGCCCACGGTGCCGCCGCCATCGGGCGAGACACCGATCTTGGCGTAGGCCGGCGTGAAGCGGGCGTCCTCGGCGGCAATGCAGAGGTCGGCGACGAAGGCGAGCGACAGGCCGGCGCCGGCGGCCGAGCCGTGCACGCTTGCGAGCACCAGCTTGGGCATCCGCCGCAGCGTGGTGATGAAGGCATGGTAGTGCTTGAGCATCTCGCCGACGACGGGCGCAATGTTGTTGGCCTCGGCCGCCGCGCCGATGGTCTGCAAGTCGCCGCCGGCACAGAAGGCGCGGCCTTCGCCCTCGATCACCAGCACGCGGACGTCCCTGTTGGCCTCGACTTGCGCGCCGAGCTGCTCGAGTCTCTTCGCAATCGATATGTCGATCGCATTGAACGCGGCCGGCCGATTCAGCGTAATGGTGGCGACGGGACCGTCGATCCGGAGCAGGGCGGGTTCAGCGGCGGGGGTGGCGGCGGGGTCGGGCATATCGAAGACCTTGGGCTTGTTGTTTCCGGCCATTTAAGTCCCTGGCGGGACAGGTGGCAATCCGGGTCGGGCGTTTCGGCGCCCTGATTTGGCGGAGACCCCCTTGCGTCGGCGCGAGCCATGAGGCCAAATGGCGCCCGCCTTCGGTACGCAGACACGAGCGCTGTGGGGACGGGGCAAGCAAGCTAACATCGACAGAGAGGAAAACGGCATGGGTCACTCCTGCTCGCTCGTATCTGGGTTGTTCCGATGACGACGGGTCCGGTCATCATCGTCGGCGCGGGGCACGCCGGCTTCCAACTCGCCGCGTCGCTGCGCCAGGGCGGCTTCGCCGAGCGCATTGTGCTGCTCAACGATGAGGGGCATCTGCCGTATCAGCGGCCGCCGCTGTCGAAGGCCTATCTGAAGGGAACCGGCGGGCCCGACAGCCTGATGTTCCGGCCCGACAAGTTCTACCAGGACAACCGGATCGAGCTGGTCACCGATCGCGCCCATGCGGTCGATCGTCATGTGCGGAAAGTGACGCTCGGCTCCGGCAGCTTGCTCGACTACGGCCATCTGGTGTTCGCGACTGGTGCGCGGAACCGGCTGCTCGACATTCCGAACGCCAGGCTCGACGCAGTGCGATATCTGCGCACGCTCGACGAGAGCGAGGCGCTGCGCCATCTGCTCGCGCCGGGCATGCGCGTTGTCGTCATCGGCGCAGGCTTCATCGGGCTCGAATTCGCCGCCACCGCGCGCGGCAAGGGCCTCGAGGTCGACGTGGTAGAGCTGGCTTCGCGCGTGATGGCGCGGGCCGTGACAGCGGAAATCTCCGAGTTCTCGCAGTCCCGGCACACGGCAGCCGGAATCCGCATCCACCTCGGCGTCCAGGTGACCGGCATCGAGGCCGATGGCGCCAAGGTCACCGGCGTCAGCCTGAGCAACGGCACGCACGTCCCCGCCGATCTCGTCGTGGTCGGCGTCGGCGTGCTGCCGAATGTCGAGCTCGCCGCGGAGGCCGGGCTGCCGGTGGCATCCGGCATCATCGTCGACGAGTATCTGGCGACTGCCGATCCCAACATCTCCGCGATCGGCGATTGCGCGCTCTACACCAGCAAGCGCTTCGGCGGATCGCTGCGGCTGGAGTCGGTGCAGAACGCGACCGACCATGCGCGCTGTGTGGCGTCGCGGCTGACCGGCAAGAACGAGGTCTATGACGGCTTGCCGTGGTTCTGGAGCGACCAGGGCCCCGACAAGCTGCAGATGGCCGGCCTCACCACCGGTTACGACCGCGTCGTGGTGCGCGGCGACCGCGCGCAGGGCCAGTTCTCGGCGTTCTGCTACCGCGGCGATACGCTGCTCGGCATCGAATCGGTCAACCGCGCCGGCGATCACATGTTCGGCCGCCGGCTGCTCGGCGCGGGCGGTTCGATCACGCCGGAGCAGGCGGCGGATACGAGTTTCGATCTGAAGAGCGCGCTTTCCTGACAGCCTCGTCCCGGCGAAGGCCCGGACCGATACTCCGCGGCCTGCGTTGTGAACGGGATCGTCGTTCCAGCGTTGCGCAACATTTGACATTCGTGGTTACGGGTCCCGGCCTTCGCCAGGACGACGTGGGGAGAGAGTGTCCTCCACCTCTTTCGCCGTCGGCATCGACGGCGCGGCGCCCATCCGCTGCACGCAGATCGAGGCGGCGACGTTGGCATAGGCGAGCGCATCGCGCAGCGGCTTGCCGATAGCGAGCTGCGAGGCGAGCGCGCCGACGAAACAATCGCCGGCGCCTGTGGTGTCGACGGCCTTGACCTCGTGGCCCGGAATCAGCAGCGGCTGGCGCTCGACCAGCGCCAGCACGCCGCGCCTGCCGAGCGTGACGCAGACGATCTTGTCTGGCGCCAGGGCTCTTGCCGCTTCGGCGAAGCGCGCGGGCGCGTCGCTGTCGCGCAGCTCCATGCCGCTGAGGAAGCCGAGCTCGGTCTCGTTGAGGATCAGGATGTCGACGAGATCGAGCAGCACGGCGTCGGCCTTTTTCGCCGGCGCCGGATTGAGAACCGTGGTGGCGCCGGCGGCGCGGGCGCGTGCGAAGAAAGCCGCGATCGCCGGTAGGGGAATCTCGAACTGGCTCACCGCGACGTCACCCTTGGCGAGAATAGGCGCTGCGACGTCGTCGGTATCGACCTTCGCGTTGGCGCCGGGCACCACCACGATGGTGTTGTCGGCATTGGCGATGGTGATGATCGCGGTGCCGGAATGGGTGCCGGGCGTATCTTTGACGAAGGCGAGGTCGACGCCTTGCGCGGCAAGGAAGGTCCTCAACTCCTGCCCGAACGCATCTGCTCCGAGCCGGCCGACCAGGGTGGTCGGCACGCCGAGCTTGGCCGATGCCACGGCCTGGTTGGCGCCCTTGCCGCCTGGGAAGTAGAGCACGGCATCACCGGCCACGGTTTCGCCGATCCGCGGATGGCGCTGCGCGGTCGCCACCACATCCATGTTGATGCTGCCTGCGACGAAGACGCGCCGCATTGCTGTTTCCCCTAACTATCGATCAGACCTTGATCTCGAACTCGCGCTTGACCGCCTCGATGTCGGCGAGCGACGGCAGCCCGGCCTCGTTGCCGAGCTTCTGGATCTTGTAGGTCGATGCGGCGCGGGCGAACTCGAAATGCTCACGCCAGGATTTGCCGGGATTTGCGAGATAGGAATAGATGTAGGCGCCGTGGAAGACGTCGCCGGCGCCGTTGGTGTCGATCACGCGCTCGCGCGAAATCGGCAGCGCCGGCAGGGTGCGTACCGCGCCCGCCTCGTCATACCAGAGCAGGCCGCGCTCGCCCATGGTGACGCCGCCGACGCGGCAGCCGCGGCCCCTGAGATAGTCGAGCATCTGCTCCGGCGTCTTGTCCATCTGCTCGCACAGGCGTTCGGCGACGATCGCGACATCAATGAACTCGAGCAGCTCGTGGGTGTTGGTGCGCAACCCGCCGCCGTCGAGCGAAGTCAAAATGCCGTCCTCGCGGCAGAGCTTTGCGTAGTGGATCGCGGCGTCCGGTTGGTGGCCGTCGATGTGCAGCGCGCGGCAGCCCTTCAGGTTGAGCAGCGGAAACGGATGGATGTGCCGGTCGTCGCGGCAGCGCACGATCGCGCGCTTGCCGTCCTTGGGCATGATGAAGGAGAGCGAGGAGGAGTTGACCTTGCGCGGATGGAACGAGATGCCATACCTGTCGGCCATGTCCCAGAACATCCGCCCCAGCCAGTCATTGGCCATGGTGGCGATCAGGTCCGGCTCTATGCCAAGCTTGGCGCAGCAAAATGCCGCGGTCACGGCGTTGCCACCGAACGACACCGCGTAGGCGTCGGCGACGTGCTTGTCGTCGCCCGTCGGCATGTGGTCGGTGATGAAGGTGACGTCAATATAGGTCTGTCCGATGAAGAGAGCCTGCATTCGCTTTCCGTCGTGGCTTGGTGTGGTCCCGGCCGGTGGTCCAGACTAGAGCATTTTCGGTCCTGATTGAAATCAGAACCAAAGCTCCAGATTCTTCGTCTTCTTCACGTGAAGCGGTGTCCACTTCGCTCGAAAACGCTCTGGTACCGCTGGTCGGGCGATATCGCTGAAAATATTCGCAACCCTGCCTGATTTGCGGGTAGAGATGAAGCGGGAGCACGGATTGATGGCCGTTCTGGCATTCGGCATAACGGCCGGCCGCGCTCCGCGGTTCCGGGTTGCAGCGTAAGGAGAACACAATGACGGCAAAATCGGGGAGGCGGCGGCGGCCATGATCAGCGGTCTCGATCACGTCGTCGTCCTGACCGGCGACATTGCCGCTGCCGGCGCCGCCTATGAGACGCTGTTTGCGCGCGCGCCCGCCTGGCGCAACAGCGGCGACGGCGCGGACCGTGTGCTGTTCACGCTCGACAACACGACGCTGGAACTGATGGCGCCGCGCGGCGACGATGCTGTCGCACAGCGCGTCCGCAGCGCACTTGCCACGCAGGGCGAAGGGTTGGCGAGCCTCTGCTTCCGCACCAATGATATTGCGAAGATGCATCGCCGGCTCGACCGCCTGGCGCTGAAGCCCGAGCCCGTCGCCGAGGTCGAAAGCCGCGACGAGATCAGCGGCGCCGTGCTGTCGTGGCGACGCACGCGGGCCGCGACCGACGCGACGCGAGGCATCCGCATGTTCTTCCTCGAGCGGGAAAAGGAGCGGCCGCTGTCTGTGCGCACCACGCCGGCCTCGATCACCGCGATGGATCATGTGGTGGTCTCCACCGCCGATCCGGAACGCGCCGCCGCGCTGTATGGCGCGCGGCTTGGGCTCGACATGGCGCTCGACCGCTCGCATCCGGATTGGGGCCGGCTGATGTTCTTCCGCTGCGGCGAGCTGATCGTCGAGGTCACGCACAAGCCAGGCAAGGCCGATGCCGATGCGCCGGACCGGCTGCGCGGCATCTGCTGGCGTGTCGCCGATATCGACGCCACGCATGCGCGGCTCGTTGCCGCCGGCGTCGACGTCTCCGAGGTGCGCACCGGCCGCAAGCCCGGCACCAAGGTGATGACGGTGCGCAGTGGCACCTGTGGCGTGCCGACACTTCTGGTGCAGCCTTCGCCGGGCAGGAGCGAGTAAGGCGAGTTCGTTGCGTCGTGCCTGAATCATACGTTCGCAGTCTCGCGGCGCACTGCGTCCGAGGTTTGCTTGTCTTTCCGCCCTCTCTTGAGCAGAGGGCGCAGGGAAAGCCGGTGCCGATCGCACCCATGGGCCCGGTGCAACAAAAAAGCACCGGGGGTAGGACCACAGGTGAAACCGGAGCAATCCCGGCTTTCCCTGCGCGATGGTTTTACGGCTTATACGTGCTCTCCCCGGCGAGACTGGGCTTTGTTGTCACCGTCATCAGCAAGAGATCTTGCCCCTTGCTGATGAGACACCTGCCACTAGGGCGTCAGGCCTGCACGACTTCACCGTCCGCGTTACACGTGCTCGTCAGTCACGCAATCGGCGTCCACCGCATCTCGACCCGACACTCGTGACGATCGCGAAGCGCCCCTCAGGCGGGTGAGACGGGCTATTCATACACTGAGTTGCATTTCTGTAAAACAGAAATATTTTATGCGCGCGGCCTTGCGCCGTCGGGCAACTCAGTGCCAAGGGGCGCGTCTCCATCCATCCGTCGTTCCGGGGCTCGCCAACGGGTCCGCGCAACGTGCGGCCCGATGACAGGCTCCGCGAGGACCCGGAATCCATTTCATCCGCAAATCGTGTGGCTTGATGGATTCCGGGGCGCACCAAGAGGCGCGCCCCGGAATGATGGAGAGAGCAGGCGTTTCAAACGCCAGGATGACGCTCGGACTTTCACCTCACGATCATCACAACATTCATTCTCAAACGCTGCGTGCCATGCTACATTCATACACTCAGCATCACTGAGCGATCGATTTTGGCCAAGGCAAAGCGAATATTGAAATGGCAGCGCGACCCCGAAGGAATGCGGTTGCGCATTCTCGAGGCCGCGAAGCAGGAATTCGCCGCCCATGGCCTCGCCGGCGCACGCGTCGACCGCATCGCGGAGATGGCCGGCGCCAACAAGCGCATGCTGTACTACCATGTCGGCAACAAGGAGGATCTCTATCTCGAGGTGCTGGAAGGCGCCTATGAGAAGATCCGCGCCGAGGAACGCACCCTCGATCTCGAACATCTCGATCCGCCCGAGGGGATCGCGCGGCTGATCGATTTCACCTGGAACTATTTTCTGCGTAACCCGGAGTTCCTGGCGCTGCTGAATACGGAAAACCTCTCGAAGGCCAAGCATTTGAAGCGCTCGACCAAGGTCAAGTCGATGCATTCGCCCTTCGTTGAAATGATCCGTACCGTGGTGACGCGCGGGGTGGAGAGCGGCGACTTCCGCGTCGCCGTGGATCCGGTGCAGCTCTACATTTCGATCGCCGGCTTGGCGTTTTTCTACCTCTCCAACAGCGCGACGCTCAGCGTGATCTTCGGCCGCGACCTGCTCAGGAAGGAGGCGCGCGACGAGCGCCTCGAGCATATGATCGCGCTGGTGCTGGCGGCGCTGACCGGCAAGTCCACGGCCACGTTCGGCGCGGCGAAGATGTCTGCGCTGCAGCCGGTCCATCAGGTGGTGTGAACGCCGCCGGCTTGGCGCGTGATGTCATGACGCCGGGCGATAACGCGTAGCCCGGATGGAGCAAAGCGCAATCCGGGATAGCTCTATCCGCGGATAGCGCGCTCCCGGATTTCGCTGCGCTTCATCCGGGCTTCTGTAACGGGCCTTGGTTAGTCAATCCCTTTTTGCGTGGTCCGCTTGCCGGGCACTTGCTTCTGTATGGGATCGGCGCGGTGGCCGTCGCCTGATGGGGTGCATTGAGGAGCCGGCCGGCCAATCTACGGAAGCGTGGTTGTGAACCGACTTCCCGGATGGCGGCCTGACCGGATCCGTCGTCCCGGCAAGGGACTTCGCTCGGGGAAGGCCTGGTGTCGTGGCCTGCCCAGATCGGTTGAGGCTCCTTGGTTAGGTTGCGTGGGCCATCGGATTGAAGGGTTTCGCATCAGCCAGCATCCGATGCAGGATGACTGCGAGCTTGCGCGCCAGCGCCACCTTGGCCTTGCGCATGCCCGCACGTTTGGCAAGCCGCATGGCCCAGCTCTTCAGCGCCGAGCAGTTCCTGACCGGCTTGGTCAGCATGACGTGGGCGGCCTGGTACAGCGCCTCCCGCACCGACGCGTCGCCGATCTTGCTGATGCGGCCAGTGTAGTCGGTTTGCCCCGACTGATACTTCTTCGGGGTGAGCCCAAAATGCGCACCGGTCGCCTTCGAGGAACGGAACCTGTTCGGATCGTCGATCGCGGCGGCATAGGTGAGCGCCACGATCGGGCCGACGGCCGGCGTTGTCATCAGAAGCCTGGCCGGGGGATGCGATCTGGCGAGCCTCTGGGTGTGTCTGTCCAGGCCATTGAACTCGCGCAGCAACACGGCATGGGCTTCGAGCAGGGCCTGCGCCACCAGCTCAAGTCCGGGGTGGCCGGCGACGAGCTCCCGGATCCGGTTGGCGAACGTGCGCTCGGTGGTCTTGCCGACCTTCAGGCCAAAGCCCCGCAGCACGCCACGTACGCTGTTCTCGATGTCGCGCAGCTTCGACTGCAGCAGCTTGCGGGCCGTCAGAACCGCCCGCGTCTCCTGCGCTTCAATCGACTTGCAGTGGACCGGCCGGAACCAGCCGAGCCGCATCAGTTGGGCGATGCCGCGGGCATCGTTGCGGTCCGACTTCACCGGCATCGCCTTGAAGGCATCGCGGACGTGCCGGGTCTCCAGCAGCTCGACGGCAAGCCCGGCCGCGCGCAGCGCCGCGTACAGCCATTGCGACAACGGACCGGCCTCCAGTCCGATCCGCTCCATCGCCTGGCCCAGCGATCGGAACCAGGCGATCAGCGCTTCCGGCTCGCTGGCAACCTTCGCCTCCCGCAAAATCTTGCCCGCGCCATCGACAACGCAAACGCTCGAGCTTTCCAAAGACACGTCGATTCCTGCATAGTGGTACATGGTCGTCCCTTAATGATGCTTGGAGCGGGCTCGCCCGACTCCGTTTGAACACCATCAGTTTGAGGGACGACCGCCTGCCCGAAAAGCCGCACGCGAGCGCGCTTCCACATCGCGCCGTCGCGACCGGGCGGCTATATCCGTCGGCCCTTTACCCCATCTACGGATCACCAGCGGTAAAATTCTCACATGACGAAAGTCGCAGGTTTCGGCGTGATTTCGCCGTCCGCCGGGGCTGGACAGTATTTATCCAACGGGTTAATTTCCAATGCGAAGAATAGCGATCCAGGGGAGCGTGACGTGGCGGAGGCGAGGAGCCCTTCAGGCGTGTCGAAGGTGCTGAATGCGGCGTGGGTGCGCCCGTTTCTGTTCCTGGTCGTCATCGTGGCGGCGTGGGACCTTTCGATCCGCCTGTTCCAAATCCCGGCCTACCAGATCCCGTCACCCGGCGACGTCGTGGCGGTGCTCTGGAGCGACTGGCCGGAGCTGTTGCAGCAATCCTGGCCGACCACCTATGCGACGATCTGCGGCTTCCTGCTCTCGGCGCTGTTCGGCATTCCCGTCGCGATGCTGATCGCGGGCTCGAAGACGGTGGAGAGCTACGTCTATCCGCTGCTGGTGTTCTCGCAGTCGGTGCCGAAGATCGCGATCGCGCCGCTGTTCGTGGTGTGGTTCGGCTTCGGCATCATTCCCAAGGTGATCTCGGCGTTCCTGCTCGGCTTCTTCCCGGTGGTGGTCTCGGCGGTGCAGGGCTTCAAGTCGGTCGACCCCGATATGGTCGATCTGGCACGCGCGATGCAGGGCAGCCGCTTCCGGGTGTTCCGCGCCGTCAACCTGCCGCATGCGATGCCCGCGATCTTCTCCGGCCTGAAAGTGTCGGTGACGCTTGCCGTGGTCGGCGCCGTCGTCGGCGAGTTCGTCGGCTCCAACTCCGGCATCGGCTATGTGATGCAGCGCTCGATCGGCACGTTCGACCTGCCGACGATGTTCGC
The DNA window shown above is from Bradyrhizobium sp. ISRA464 and carries:
- a CDS encoding IS110 family transposase, producing MYHYAGIDVSLESSSVCVVDGAGKILREAKVASEPEALIAWFRSLGQAMERIGLEAGPLSQWLYAALRAAGLAVELLETRHVRDAFKAMPVKSDRNDARGIAQLMRLGWFRPVHCKSIEAQETRAVLTARKLLQSKLRDIENSVRGVLRGFGLKVGKTTERTFANRIRELVAGHPGLELVAQALLEAHAVLLREFNGLDRHTQRLARSHPPARLLMTTPAVGPIVALTYAAAIDDPNRFRSSKATGAHFGLTPKKYQSGQTDYTGRISKIGDASVREALYQAAHVMLTKPVRNCSALKSWAMRLAKRAGMRKAKVALARKLAVILHRMLADAKPFNPMAHAT
- a CDS encoding VOC family protein translates to MISGLDHVVVLTGDIAAAGAAYETLFARAPAWRNSGDGADRVLFTLDNTTLELMAPRGDDAVAQRVRSALATQGEGLASLCFRTNDIAKMHRRLDRLALKPEPVAEVESRDEISGAVLSWRRTRAATDATRGIRMFFLEREKERPLSVRTTPASITAMDHVVVSTADPERAAALYGARLGLDMALDRSHPDWGRLMFFRCGELIVEVTHKPGKADADAPDRLRGICWRVADIDATHARLVAAGVDVSEVRTGRKPGTKVMTVRSGTCGVPTLLVQPSPGRSE
- a CDS encoding enoyl-CoA hydratase-related protein, whose protein sequence is MPDPAATPAAEPALLRIDGPVATITLNRPAAFNAIDISIAKRLEQLGAQVEANRDVRVLVIEGEGRAFCAGGDLQTIGAAAEANNIAPVVGEMLKHYHAFITTLRRMPKLVLASVHGSAAGAGLSLAFVADLCIAAEDARFTPAYAKIGVSPDGGGTVGLAASVGPRRALQILLAEDSFNAQQAQQWGLVAKVVPAVELKAATREFALRLAQNAPAGLAATKALIHQAPTTPIEAQLDAERDAIIGCMNTEEFRVAVKKFTSKSK
- a CDS encoding ribokinase, encoding MRRVFVAGSINMDVVATAQRHPRIGETVAGDAVLYFPGGKGANQAVASAKLGVPTTLVGRLGADAFGQELRTFLAAQGVDLAFVKDTPGTHSGTAIITIANADNTIVVVPGANAKVDTDDVAAPILAKGDVAVSQFEIPLPAIAAFFARARAAGATTVLNPAPAKKADAVLLDLVDILILNETELGFLSGMELRDSDAPARFAEAARALAPDKIVCVTLGRRGVLALVERQPLLIPGHEVKAVDTTGAGDCFVGALASQLAIGKPLRDALAYANVAASICVQRMGAAPSMPTAKEVEDTLSPRRPGEGRDP
- a CDS encoding sugar kinase: MQALFIGQTYIDVTFITDHMPTGDDKHVADAYAVSFGGNAVTAAFCCAKLGIEPDLIATMANDWLGRMFWDMADRYGISFHPRKVNSSSLSFIMPKDGKRAIVRCRDDRHIHPFPLLNLKGCRALHIDGHQPDAAIHYAKLCREDGILTSLDGGGLRTNTHELLEFIDVAIVAERLCEQMDKTPEQMLDYLRGRGCRVGGVTMGERGLLWYDEAGAVRTLPALPISRERVIDTNGAGDVFHGAYIYSYLANPGKSWREHFEFARAASTYKIQKLGNEAGLPSLADIEAVKREFEIKV
- a CDS encoding invasion associated locus B family protein, with translation MVSPASPTRKCRNSWIRAPLIAEETGMRHWLFLLGSFAASLTFPALGQAADARATQLTYEPWAKVCLTQTSCFVGVSARGQCSPSGGTISISPQNSKRVLLTANVGTRTMLEGTISLRIDQDEPIQIAKPHCYNLGCGGTYEGDGELVTRLKHAQAITMEAKTLTGQTINLSFPLTHFAQAFDGPGSPQSAKQTPHQLPSCED
- a CDS encoding TetR/AcrR family transcriptional regulator, which gives rise to MAKAKRILKWQRDPEGMRLRILEAAKQEFAAHGLAGARVDRIAEMAGANKRMLYYHVGNKEDLYLEVLEGAYEKIRAEERTLDLEHLDPPEGIARLIDFTWNYFLRNPEFLALLNTENLSKAKHLKRSTKVKSMHSPFVEMIRTVVTRGVESGDFRVAVDPVQLYISIAGLAFFYLSNSATLSVIFGRDLLRKEARDERLEHMIALVLAALTGKSTATFGAAKMSALQPVHQVV
- a CDS encoding IlvD/Edd family dehydratase; translated protein: MADGLRKGLTSYGDAGFSLFLRKAFIKAMGYSDDALNRPIVGITNTYSDYNPCHGNVPQIIEAVKRGVMLSGAMPFVFPTISIAESFAHPTSMYLRNLMAMDTEEMIRAQPMDAVVVIGGCDKTLPAQIMAAVSADLPTVVIPVGPMVVGHHKGEVLGACTDCRRLWAKYRAGEIDDNEIEAVNGRLAPSVGTCMVMGTASTMACITEALGLSLPMSATIPAPHAERFRSAEASGRVAAAMAKSKGPKPSEILTPASFRNAQIVMQAIGGSTNGLIHLTAIANRTPHKIDLEAFDKLGREVPVLVDLKPSGEHYMEHFHHAGGVPKLMAQLGDLIDLDAKTITGQTLREVVAGAEEVPGQDAIRPKANPIKSEGAMAILHGNLAPRGAVIKQSAASPKLLQHTGKAVVFESVEDMTLRVDDPALEVTADDVLVLRNAGPKGAPGMPEAGYLPIPKKLARAGVKDMVRISDARMSGTAFGTIVLHITPEAAVGGPLALVKNGDMIRLDVARRSIDLLVDEAELQKRRAALAPAATPGWAKRGYAHLFNETILQADEGCDFDFMRAKGK
- a CDS encoding FAD-dependent oxidoreductase; amino-acid sequence: MTTGPVIIVGAGHAGFQLAASLRQGGFAERIVLLNDEGHLPYQRPPLSKAYLKGTGGPDSLMFRPDKFYQDNRIELVTDRAHAVDRHVRKVTLGSGSLLDYGHLVFATGARNRLLDIPNARLDAVRYLRTLDESEALRHLLAPGMRVVVIGAGFIGLEFAATARGKGLEVDVVELASRVMARAVTAEISEFSQSRHTAAGIRIHLGVQVTGIEADGAKVTGVSLSNGTHVPADLVVVGVGVLPNVELAAEAGLPVASGIIVDEYLATADPNISAIGDCALYTSKRFGGSLRLESVQNATDHARCVASRLTGKNEVYDGLPWFWSDQGPDKLQMAGLTTGYDRVVVRGDRAQGQFSAFCYRGDTLLGIESVNRAGDHMFGRRLLGAGGSITPEQAADTSFDLKSALS
- a CDS encoding ABC transporter permease; amino-acid sequence: MAEARSPSGVSKVLNAAWVRPFLFLVVIVAAWDLSIRLFQIPAYQIPSPGDVVAVLWSDWPELLQQSWPTTYATICGFLLSALFGIPVAMLIAGSKTVESYVYPLLVFSQSVPKIAIAPLFVVWFGFGIIPKVISAFLLGFFPVVVSAVQGFKSVDPDMVDLARAMQGSRFRVFRAVNLPHAMPAIFSGLKVSVTLAVVGAVVGEFVGSNSGIGYVMQRSIGTFDLPTMFAALVILALLGVILFWIVDRIERLVIPWHVSQRDDIIFAS